CACCACTCCAGGGTTTCTGGGGGTGACACACATAGGATTTTAGACCCTGGTGAATCTTCCAAACTAGAAGCTGGGGATGCTGATATGGACGGTGCAGGCACTTACACCTGTAAGCCTTGTAATTTTGAAACCCACGACCTTAATTTGTTCTTGGACCACGTCTACACCGGGCATCCAGAGTTCCGTGCAGATCCGAGCTTTGTGTGCATGAACTGTGGTGTTTCGGCACTTAAGTTTGAAGGGCTGGCCCTGCACAATGCCCGAGTTCATCCCAGCACTTTGAACACCACTCTTCAGTTGAGGAAAAGGGACAGGAGGGTGGTGGTGGAGCAGAGTCTCCTGAATGTGGCAGAGATGGGGAAAGAGAGTGAGATTTCCATCACCAAAACCCCGATCATGAGGATGCTGAAGGGCAAATCGGAGCCTAAACGGATTGTGGTGTCTCACCTGGTCTCGGATGATCTGACCTCAGATCCTCATCCTATCCCTGCTTCAAGAGAAGCTGAAAGAAAAGAGACGGCGGCCGTGACGGTCACCCATGTTCCTACAATTGTCCACAACGGGACAACTAAAGTCACACTGCCCTCAGCGATCCAGATAGTCAACGGTTCAGCAGCATTACCAATGCTCAAGACTCCCATCACACAGGTACGTGTTATCTCATACAGTAGCTGTTCTTGCTCTGTTTTTATTCCATCtatattttacattattttaaaattccTCTAGGTGGTTTCTGTAGCTCAAAACAGAAGCATTCCCCACTCTGCGCCACTAAACACCTCCTCAAATGTTTCTTCAGCTTCCCCACTTTCATCCTCAAAAAATCTCCCCAAGgtagcttttgttttttctgtcctTGAAATATGAACATTATAATTAGATGAAAAGTAACAAAATGTCCTGGAGTGACTTTACTTTTTGTTCTTGTCCTTCTTCCAGGTAATGATTCCTTTGAGCAGCATCCCCACCTACAGTGCCTCCATGGACGACTCCTCCTTCCTGAAGACCTCCTTCAGTAAGTTCCCATACCCCACAAAAGCCGAGCTCTGCTACCTGACCGTGGTCACCAAGTTCCCCGAAGAGCAGATCAAGATCTGGTTCACCGCCCAGAGGCTGAAGCAAGGCATCAGCTGGTCTCCGGAGGAAATAGAGGAGGCCAGAAGGAAGATGTTTAATACGATCATTCAGACGGCACCAGCCACCTCTCAGCACCAGACCCACAGTCACCACGGTCACGCCCAACACACAATCACAGTCTTGCCTGCCTCACTCGGGGCTGCAGGGATCCCTCAATTTCTACAGGGATCTCTGGTGAGCCAGGGAGGGGTCATCGTCACCCAGCCCGTGGTCGCAAATGGCATCCAGGTCAGCAGTGCTCCCGTGGCGCTGGCTGTCACACCTAAGCCCCAGGCAGCTGCTCGGCCCATGATGCAGGCCCGGCCCGCCGCGGCCCTCGTGGCAGACAAAGGAATCAGTATGGTGGTGGGAACAGTGGGCAGCAGCAGTGCAGGGAGCAATATCATTGTCAGcagtaaaagtgggggaggGGGCACGAGCAGTTCTAATAGTAGTAACGCTGGTGTCATCAACCTCAGTCTTGGAAACGGTAATCACAGTAATGCTAAGGTGAGCAATGTCAATGGCAAACACAGCGCTGCTAATGCAGACTCCAGTGGCAAGAGCAGCGCTGCCGGCCCCGTCAGTGCTAAGAACACGGATGTCAGTGCAGCGAACAACACCAGCTCCACGCGCCTCGAAAGCAAAGCCGTGGACAGCAACAGTATAAGTGACAATAATGAACGGCAGAGCAAAGACagttacagcagcagcagcagaaataacAACGCGAGCACGGACGATGACGAACCCTCCGCCAGCGACTCCCCACTCATCAAAATGGAGGACGCTTCATCCCCCGCCTCCAAAtccccctccccctctcccatAGCTGCTCCTGGCAGCACACTGGGCTCCCGGACACCTGTCAACGCATTCCTGGACCCCAGCTTTTACAAGGCCAAGAAGTCCCAGGAGCAGCTCGGTGCACTGAAGGATAGTTTTCAGACCAACCAGTTTCCCGACCAGGAGGAGGTGGAGCGCCTCGTCAGTCTGACCAGCCTCACCGTGCGAGAAGTACGCAAGTGGTTCAGCGACCGGCGCTACCACTTTCGCAACCTCAAAGGTGGGCGCTCAGCCACGGGAGGGCAGAGTAAGTCCAGTACGGCGTCCGGAGCAGGGAGCGGTTCCAGTACACCTGGGAGCACCGCTTCCGCCGACATCTCAACCCTGGGAGATCTGTCAGAAAGTAGTAGCAACTCTGGTTCAAAAACACCCCAGCACAGCTCACCAACGGCTCCCTTGAACCCGGCTGGGACACAGACTCCCACTTCTCCCACCACACCTTCCCGCCGACACCCGAGAGCGCCGTCACCCGACTTTACAGCCATCCGTTACAAAGAGAGAGACGCCAACCAGGTGAGACTGCTAAATAGCAAGCATGAGTTTATTTTAAATGTCGTAGTGTCAGTAGGgttgttcgattaatcgattttaaatcgtaatcgcgattatgtaattaaaacgatgttaaaacgtgacaatcgtaaaatcgatttttcactttttttttttttttttttttttttttacctcacacacacacatattaatgattgatggaaatacctctcaatacctgcgacaagtgccccatcggagaggctctttagtgtaggagggggcgttgtaacatgccaccgggcatccctcaagccagatgcggtagaccggctcgtgttccttgcaaaaaacttgcaaatgtgaatagcaaatgtaatgactgacattacacacctctacctccttcatgggttgcattattatttagcatgcaaagacccagtttagtttaattagaaaatgtcttgttttatttaattggaaatataacttactgtatgtttgcaagtgctgatttgctgattttttttttcagagatgaaactttatattttattatattttttaaaactttttttcaacttattttacagagttttgcactttattcattcatttttggtttaataagagcaaagtttgcacttaaagcccaatggggcaaatgttcaataaaaaaacagcatatttgaaataatttctttgccttttgtcaattcacaaaataatcgtaattggattttgagagaaaaaaaatcgagattttatttttgggaaaaatcgaacagccctaagtgTCAGTATGATTAACAAGTTGTGGttcttggaaaaataaaactctttcatACACGTTCTATTTTTAGGTTAAAGCCCTGGAGACCAGCTTCACCCAGAATGATGACCCATCAGGAGAGGAAGTGGACAGGCTGCGATCTGAGACCAAGATGACCAGGAGAGAGATCCATGGCTGGTTCgctgagaggaggaagagggtggCAGCGGAGAAAAAGAGGGAGGAGGCGGAGCGGGCACTGAAAGACGATGAGGATGAGATGGAGGTTGATGGagaagagagacagagagatgaCGGTTCTGGAGAGCTGAAAGTCAATCCTATTAAAATCAATTTGAAAATGCTGAAAGTGACAGAGGCCAGTGGCAAATCGGAAAGTGAAGGATCGGATAGTCCAACAGTACCGCCTCACTCCAGCAGCACGCCTGTTTTGTCCACAGGCTCCACCTCATGCACGGTCTCCAAACCAAGCCCGTCCTCCACCCCAACACAGAAAACGCCCCACTCCCTGAAACCCACAACTGTCCGTGGGAAGAAGACGGTGGAGCAGCTGCACCTGCTCAAACAGGTCTACGCTCGGACACAGTGGCCCAGCGCCACCCAGTACGACGAACTGCTCACGGGCACCGGGCTGCCCCGGTCCGAGGTGGTGCGCTGGTTCGGGGACTGTCGTTACGTGCAGAAGAACGGCCAGCTGAAGTGGCTGGAGGAGTACCAGAACCTGGGCCTGGAGGAGGACCTGCAGAGGGAGAAAGAGAAGATCCTCCAGGCTCACCTCGACACCCACGGCAGGCTGGAGGAGTCACAGGTACTCATCACAACATATGGTGTGAAcattaaaatagaataaaaaggtgttgtttttctttactcGAGTAGTTTGATTCAGAACTACTTAAACTTAAAAGACAAAGAACtgatttgtgctgctttagtaaCACGCCACAGGATCTGCTCAGCTACTTCTACAGGAGAGAATATAAAtacttataaatataaatacttgTTTGAAacattcatatttaaaaaaaaaaaaaaaaaaaagttcttctCAAAAGGGAGGTATGAGATGATAATCTTATATGTATTTGACTGAAGACGTACAAGTGAATTTCATCCCATAGTTATCAGTTAATTGACTTTcaggtttgtcttttttttttttctccttaaaTGCTGATTACAATTTAacattgtttatattttatgtttatattttagttttcaCAGCGTTATCATGGAGAGACAAAACTCTTATCTTTTAGTCATCATTTTACAGAGACGTGTTTTTAAATAAGAATAAGCTCCACACAGCGTTGTGTACTCCTGCACTAAAGACTGAAGAGGGGATTGTCCCAAAGCCATTATGAAGCTCTCGGGAGGCTGCGAAACAGTCTCTTGAACTAATTTAATCCTCAACTCAAAGGAGCTTCTTTGTTTAGTTTGACATAAAACATCCTCTTACCTTCATCAACAAAGCAAAGACAAAATCCACTTACTTTTACTTCTTTGAGGGAAAATGTCTTTGACGTTTTTGTGAGTTGTTGGGGAAGAAGTTCAAATCTCCAAATTGCTccaattcacaacaaaagtcATAAAAATAACCCCAGCCAAGAAAGTAAACAGGTTGCATCAGATCTTCAGTCTCATTCAGTTGTCTGTCCCGAACACTTATGGGGCCTGTGTCGCCATGCATGATCAACAtaacatattttattattttctttatccTGACAGTTGCAAGAACTGGCTGAGGGCAGTGGTTTGACAGCAGACCTGGTACGACACTGGTTCTCTTCAAAGGTGAAAGCAACTGCAGCTCATACGATATCAGCAGACCCGGTTGTATCAGGTGTGGCAGCAGAACCGCCGTCAACAGGATCCTGCCCACCGGAGCTGCTGCCAGCAGGCGGAGTGGAGAGGAAAACCGTGGAGTTGGATTGCAGTGTTGCAGCACAAGCAAAAGAGACCACGACTGACAAGATGTTGAACACTGTTAAAGGTAATCGTTGTTTGGAGTTTTACTTTCCATCATACACTTAAAAGTTCACTCCAGCTTTGTGGACAGGTATGTACAGTTTTATGTAAAATGCTTCTCTCCTGTTGGTATTGGGTCTTACacaagtagggttgccacctttcagaaatagaaataagggaggccccgatttcagcagcgcaggcgccaaaaaaaagggacatccccaaaacttctaaactgcatagaaatgtatttattttatatgaaaaaacaaaatgctttgatttaaagtttaaagtgctttaatagcatttaacttgcatgactgtacagacagccaaccatatagcaactgaaatagcctcctatgatGTGTACgtccatcagcccagatgtagaatataacctacaggtgaaggtcggaacattagaatatggtgtaaaagttaatttatttcaataattcaacttaaaaggggaaactaatatattacatagtctcattacacgcAAAGCAAaatgtgttaaacctttatttgttatcattttgatgattgaattgtttattgatttcataatatagagattttttcatttggggttttcataaactgtgagtcataattaccaaaattataacaaataaaggcttgaaatatctcactttgaatgtagtggaaacaatatatttgtttcacctttagttgaatttactaagaATGaaattttgcaatatattcaaattttccgaccttcacctgtatattattacataaataaataagagcataatatgtccgtattggttcaatacagaacgcaacttttaattcccaattatgtaacaattccgtattttaagggacgggtggcgagcctGTACACAAGTAAATTTCATAAGTAAGAAACTTGACATGTTTGTGTTAAATAGAGGTTTAGATTCAGGTggaacatacaaaaacaacattttcatgTTGTGACATATTTGTTTCAAGTGCATATCTGATGCCAGAACCATGATTTTTGTTTTGGGGAGCATAATGAGAaggaattttcttttatttctacaGAAACCGATTGAAGTGGCCTTTGTGCGAGGACGAATTCACAACGCAGCTGGTCTTTGTGCTGGGAGTCTGACTAAAAGAGACTTAAAGGCAGATTGTGCTTTGTAACAGGATCCCTGGATGGAAACGGATCTGGACTCCATCTGCACCTATCCAGCCCTCCCTCACTTCTACCTTCTCAGTCCCACCGCCAGAGGTTGGCATGACCTCCTCCGACACGCCACATACACTAAAGCCACTATCCTCAGCCACCCACCACTTCCCTCCTTCCGTTTTCTGTAGCCATCCGCTACACAAGCACATCCTCTGATACGCTACCATCTTCCCTTCAGAAGGACGTTTTCAGAAGAGACTGAAGTGAAGGGGTGGAGGTAGAGGGAGGTTGACTCTGGAGTTGTGCTGCCATGTTTGTTCTGCCTGCTGCGATGGGATGAATTatggaaagtaaaaaaaaaaagatgagggAAGTCTAGGTGGTGGATGGACCGTTATCAGTGCTCAAAACAAATCGGAGACCAATTGTTTTAGGATACGAAAAACTGCACAAGTCTTTTACCACAGGGTGCTTGCTGAGAACTTAGAGTATTCTTATGTTTAAATTATGTCattcatatttttgtttttctcatgtTTTGAAGGTGGGATGTGTTAGCTTTGGTGTTTCACTTTAGAGTTCTAACTACATGCTCTTTAATTTAAATTGGACTCGACACGGTTCAGTATGCTGCGACATCTGGACTTATTTCACCCAAAGAAGGCAAGCACCCTGTGGTGTCCAAAACAACAGTGTATTAGACTTATCTGGAATATGGTTTGTGTTGTAGCATTGAGTGCTTATTTACGTTGTCGACATGCACGTACATTTGTTTTTATGGAACTTTCttattgaattaattgtgtaaaagAACTGAACTTTTATTAGAGTTCCATACTTAGGCTTGATGTACAATTTTTAACAGATGtatttgcaaaaataaaaagaacgTAATGAATCCGTGGCTGTGCAAGTCATTGTTGAAAGCGTCGGATTAATGTCAACTAAACCAATCCCTTCATAAGTATCCGCCCTTGAGCGCTTTCATACAATTTATTTTAGTGAAATTAGTTTAAAAAGGCCTCATAATTGCAACTCATCCTGGAGTGATTGCATTTCCTGTGTAGCAGTATttgaagttaagaaaaaagtattttgcATAAATGGCACATTCACGCTTTTCACTGAACTGCAAGAagagcaatttaaaaaaaaaaggaaaataagaatgTATAAAGCAGTgagtattttatttacttttcagcCTTGAATATGTTTTATATGAAAGGCAAAATTAAGATGAATACTTCTCCATAGTTTAGGCACATTACAGGAAGGCAAATGTAAATGAGGCTGTCACTaggacaatttaaaaaaaggaaaaaaatgacagTTTAGTACACTGTGCATCCACATAGGTGTTCTCAGTTACTCTGAATAGACCTCATTACTGGTGGCTGAAAACATACTTGGTGCCTTTATAACAGGTACATCAAAGCGTCGGCAACTTGTCAAACATGGTCTGTACTTGCTCAAACAAGGCTGAGAAACAGTCAAAATAAGTGATAACATCTGTGCGGGTGCCTGATGGCTGTGCAGGTGAAAGATGTTGCTTTTATGTGGCATATGCACATGGAGGCACAGAGCTTTGCAGACAGATCAGCAATAAGAGCACTGGAACATGAGCTGTCCACAAAGACCGTTCATCCACAACAGAAGGAAGAATACATTTAACACAAAGGAGCTTAGGGGATTGATACCGGGGTGCAAACAAACGCACGCACTCCTGACACAGCTTTTACCTTAAATCA
This is a stretch of genomic DNA from Cololabis saira isolate AMF1-May2022 chromosome 12, fColSai1.1, whole genome shotgun sequence. It encodes these proteins:
- the zhx3b gene encoding zinc fingers and homeoboxes protein 3, with amino-acid sequence MASKRKSTTPCMIPSKVIRHVEEAERDSPVFLHHSRVSGGDTHRILDPGESSKLEAGDADMDGAGTYTCKPCNFETHDLNLFLDHVYTGHPEFRADPSFVCMNCGVSALKFEGLALHNARVHPSTLNTTLQLRKRDRRVVVEQSLLNVAEMGKESEISITKTPIMRMLKGKSEPKRIVVSHLVSDDLTSDPHPIPASREAERKETAAVTVTHVPTIVHNGTTKVTLPSAIQIVNGSAALPMLKTPITQVVSVAQNRSIPHSAPLNTSSNVSSASPLSSSKNLPKVMIPLSSIPTYSASMDDSSFLKTSFSKFPYPTKAELCYLTVVTKFPEEQIKIWFTAQRLKQGISWSPEEIEEARRKMFNTIIQTAPATSQHQTHSHHGHAQHTITVLPASLGAAGIPQFLQGSLVSQGGVIVTQPVVANGIQVSSAPVALAVTPKPQAAARPMMQARPAAALVADKGISMVVGTVGSSSAGSNIIVSSKSGGGGTSSSNSSNAGVINLSLGNGNHSNAKVSNVNGKHSAANADSSGKSSAAGPVSAKNTDVSAANNTSSTRLESKAVDSNSISDNNERQSKDSYSSSSRNNNASTDDDEPSASDSPLIKMEDASSPASKSPSPSPIAAPGSTLGSRTPVNAFLDPSFYKAKKSQEQLGALKDSFQTNQFPDQEEVERLVSLTSLTVREVRKWFSDRRYHFRNLKGGRSATGGQSKSSTASGAGSGSSTPGSTASADISTLGDLSESSSNSGSKTPQHSSPTAPLNPAGTQTPTSPTTPSRRHPRAPSPDFTAIRYKERDANQVKALETSFTQNDDPSGEEVDRLRSETKMTRREIHGWFAERRKRVAAEKKREEAERALKDDEDEMEVDGEERQRDDGSGELKVNPIKINLKMLKVTEASGKSESEGSDSPTVPPHSSSTPVLSTGSTSCTVSKPSPSSTPTQKTPHSLKPTTVRGKKTVEQLHLLKQVYARTQWPSATQYDELLTGTGLPRSEVVRWFGDCRYVQKNGQLKWLEEYQNLGLEEDLQREKEKILQAHLDTHGRLEESQLQELAEGSGLTADLVRHWFSSKVKATAAHTISADPVVSGVAAEPPSTGSCPPELLPAGGVERKTVELDCSVAAQAKETTTDKMLNTVKETD